Proteins from a single region of Tachysurus vachellii isolate PV-2020 chromosome 15, HZAU_Pvac_v1, whole genome shotgun sequence:
- the aldh3a2a gene encoding aldehyde dehydrogenase family 3 member A2a: MSREQLVVQQARKAFQTGRSKPLDYRIQQLKNLQRFITEKQNDITEALKKDLCKSKNGTLLYEILGLEGEISLAMSKLAEWAAPRPVAKNLLTISDEVYIRPEPLGVVLIIGAWNYPIAVTLQPLVGAIAAGNAAVVKPSEVSVHTAKVMELLHMYLDPEMYHVVTGGVPETQELLKQRFDHIFYTGSSTVGKLVMEAAARHLTPVTLELGGKSPCYIDKGCDLRIACRRITWGKYVNCGQTCIAPDYILCEHSIQDQVVEEIRKCIQEFYTNDPKTFTDYGRIINQRHFKRITGLMEGSVVAIGGGHDESQRYIAPTVLKDVTAESKVMQEEIFGPVLPIVPINGLKEAIQFINEREKPLAIYVFSSSKKVIKKVMLETSSGALLANDCLVHYTISELPFGGVGNSGTGCYHGKYTFDQLSHLRSCLIKNLNMERLNLIRYPPHTAQKLRWARVLLIKQVNVKRWRQLVQVAMLTALAAFVVQRFLR, encoded by the exons ATGTCTCGAGAGCAGCTGGTGGTTCAGCAGGCCAGAAAGGCTTTTCAAACTGGGAGATCTAAACCGCTGGATTACAGAATACAGCAGCTGAAAAACCTACAGcgttttattacagaaaagcAAAATGACATCACTGAAGCTCTCAAGAAGGACCTGTGCAAG AGCAAGAATGGAACATTGCTATATGAGATCCTCGGCCTTGAAGGAGAGATCAGTCTGGCTATGAGCAAACTGGCAGAGTGGGCAGCCCCCCGTCCTGTGGCTAAAAATCTTCTCACTATTTCCGATGAGGTTTACATCCGTCCAGAACCTCTCGGCGTGGTGCTTATTATCGGAGCTTGGAATTATCCGATAGCTGTGACGCTACAGCCGCTTGTAGGGGCCATTGCTGCTG GTAATGCAGCAGTCGTGAAGCCGTCAGAGGTCAGCGTTCACACTGCCAAGGTCATGGAGCTCCTGCACATGTACCTGGACCCG GAGATGTACCATGTGGTGACTGGAGGAGTTCCTGAAACGCAGGAGTTGCTAAAGCAGCGTTTCGATCATATCTTCTACACAGGAAGCAGCACAGTGGGCAAATTGGTTATGGAAGCAGCTGCACGCCACCTCACACCAGTCACTCTGGAACTGGGGGGGAAAAGTCCTTGCTATATTGATAAAGGCTGTGACCTCCGAATTGCCTGTCG CCGTATCACATGGGGGAAGTATGTAAACTGTGGTCAGACCTGCATAGCCCCTGATTACATCCTTTGTGAACATAGCATCCAAGACCAAGTAGTGGAGGAGATTAGAAAATGCATTCAG GAATTTTACACAAACGATCCTAAGACCTTCACAGACTATGGACGCATCATCAATCAGCGGCATTTCAAGAGAATAACGGGACTCATGGAGGGCAGCGTAGTGGCTATAGGAGGCGGACATGATGAATCCCAGCGCTACATTG CTCCCACTGTCCTAAAAGATGTCACGGCAGAATCCAAGGTGATGCAGGAGGAGATCTTTGGGCCTGTATTGCCCATCGTCCCTATAAACGGACTGAAAGAAGCCATCCAATTCATTAATGAAAGAGAGAAGCCTTTGGCGATATACGTTTTCTCTTCTAGTAAGAAG GTAATAAAGAAGGTGATGTTGGAAACCTCCAGTGGAGCGCTGTTAGCCAACGACTGCCTTGTTCACTATACAATCAGTGAATTGCCTTTTGGTGGTGTTG GTAACAGCGGGACCGGATGCTACCACGGAAAATACACGTTTGATCAGTTGAGTCACTTGCGCAGCTGCCTCATTAAAAATCTGAACATGGAAAGGCTCAACCTGATCCGCTACCCACCTCACACTGCACAGAAACTACGCTGGGCCCGAGTTCTCCTCATCAAACAGGTGAACGTCAAACGTTGGCGACAGCTGGTGCAAGTTGCTATGCTCACAGCGCTGGCAGCTTTTGTGGTACAG AGGTTCTTGCGATAA